The following coding sequences lie in one Oryza brachyantha chromosome 10, ObraRS2, whole genome shotgun sequence genomic window:
- the LOC121055540 gene encoding uncharacterized protein LOC121055540 — protein MTPLRRNQPRAAPARLASSCHKGWLSLRRRRCRSTTNRRMKKDRNGAMMMGLDDDVLSSVFTHISEAGEVVRCAATCRQWNRAIADSAVVIGRSLRLPVLPRLALGFFHQEATSKRKRSTEDQLCRFVPTAAGVRLLGPSFRPFEDGELLEMSRPVTSRNGRVVLELQREGHADALKLCVWNPMTGDVAMLPPLGGDDKPGAFACALLTADDLDPLRCPSATFFRVLIVYNQRAFTVLRSYSSDTGCWSTESRRSGPKMSSYTLQQLRQSVVHDGVAYWPMAHTALAVRIDTPEPKEVDMPPAIRNAPRHNHLLGVTADGNLSFIVTSLYHDGSAGVSSSDCLAVGSNGSLTNEPVDECTWRVRSQELRVHHVDSINLRWFCERSGMLFFTVSAKGSSTPGCYVLNIAAKELEKVADDVDCSSWRNFVGYEMDTASYLASLACH, from the coding sequence ATGACGCCGCTGCGCCGAAACCAACCACGCGCGGCCCCCGCCCGTCTCGCGTCGTCGTGCCACAAAGGCTGGCTCTcgctgcgccggcggcgatgccgGAGCACCACGAACAGACGCATGAAGAAAGATAGAAACGGCGCCATGATGATGGGCCTCGACGACGATGTGCTCAGCAGCGTCTTCACCCACATCTCGGAAGCTGGAGAAGTAGTCCGCTGCGCCGCCACGTGCCGGCAGTGGAACCGTGCCATCGCCGACTCGGCCGTCGTCATCGGCCGTTCCCTGCGGCTGCCGGTTTTACCACGCCTGGCCCTCGGCTTCTTCCACCAGGAGGCGACAAGCAAGCGGAAGCGCTCTACGGAGGATCAGCTTTGCCGCTTTGTCCCCACGGCTGCCGGCGTTCGGCTCCTCGGCCCATCCTTCCGCCCGTTTGAGGACGGCGAGCTCTTAGAGATGTCCCGCCCGGTCACGTCCCGCAACGGCCGCGTTGTCCTCGAGCTCCAACGCGAGGGGCACGCCGACGCACTCAAGCTCTGTGTCTGGAATCCCATGACAGGGGACGTCGCAATGCTCCCTCCTCTCGGCGGTGACGACAAGCCAGGAGCCTTTGCATGCGCCTTGCTCACCGCCGACGACCTCGACCCGCTGCGTTGCCCCTCGGCAACCTTTTTCCGCGTCCTCATCGTCTACAACCAGCGAGCGTTCACCGTGCTCCGCTCCTACTCGTCGGACACCGGTTGCTGGAGCACTGAGTCCAGACGGTCAGGGCCGAAGATGAGCAGCTACACGCTCCAGCAGCTCAGGCAGAGCGTCGTCCATGACGGCGTGGCCTACTGGCCCATGGCGCATACGGCATTAGCGGTGCGCATCGACACACCGGAGCCTAAAGAGGTGGACATGCCGCCAGCAATTCGGAACGCGCCACGGCACAACCATTTGCTCGGCGTCACAGCGGATGGTAACCTGAGTTTCATCGTCACCTCGTTGTATCACGACGGCTCTGCCGGAGTGTCAAGCTCCGACTGCCTTGCGGTCGGCAGCAATGGCAGTTTGACCAATGAACCGGTGGACGAGTGTACATGGCGCGTCAGGTCGCAAGAGCTGAGAGTGCATCATGTGGACAGCATCAACTTAAGATGGTTTTGCGAGAGGAGTGGGATGCTCTTCTTCACGGTCAGCGCCAAAGGCAGCTCAACTCCTGGTTGCTATGTGCTCAACATTGCGGCCAAGGAGCTTGAGAAGGTGGCTGATGATGTTGACTGCAGTTCGTGGAGGAACTTTGTTGGATATGAGATGGATACGGCATCTTACCTAGCTTCCTTAGCATGCCATTGA